In the genome of Rhodoferax sp. BAB1, one region contains:
- a CDS encoding CTP synthase yields the protein MTKFVFVTGGVVSSLGKGIASASLAAILESRGLKVTLIKLDPYLNVDPGTMSPFQHGEVFVTDDGAETDLDLGHYERFVETRMKKTNNFTTGQIYKSVLEKERRGDYLGKTVQVIPHVTNEIQEYIKRGAGYDTPEAVDVAIVEIGGTVGDIESLPFLEAVRQLSLRLGPNNAAFVHLTYVPWIAAAGELKTKPTQHTVQKLREIGIQPDALLCRADRPIPDDERDKISLFTNVAQWGVISMPDVDTIYKVPRVLHEQGLDGLICDKLRLNTPPANLKRWDSLVYETEHPKGEVTIAMVGKYVELSDSYKSVNEALRHAGMKNHVHVKIEHVDSETITDDTVARLAKYDAILVPGGFGKRGIEGKISTARYAREHKVPYLGICLGMQVATIEFARHVAGLKDANSTEFEPHCQHPVIALITEWKDADGSIKTRDANSDLGGTMRLGAQSSDVAPGTLAHQIYGDVVTERHRHRYEANVNYLDALRKSGLVISALTQREQLTEIVELPQSAHPWFVGVQFHPEFKSTPWNGHPLFNAFVKAALEHQGAGKNKNLKAVA from the coding sequence ATGACCAAATTCGTCTTCGTCACCGGCGGTGTGGTGTCCTCCCTGGGCAAGGGAATCGCCTCAGCGTCCTTGGCCGCGATCCTGGAATCGCGGGGTCTCAAAGTCACCCTCATCAAGCTCGATCCCTATCTGAACGTCGATCCGGGAACGATGTCGCCCTTCCAGCACGGCGAGGTGTTCGTGACCGACGACGGCGCCGAAACGGATCTGGACCTGGGCCACTATGAGCGTTTCGTCGAAACGCGCATGAAGAAGACCAACAACTTCACCACCGGCCAGATCTACAAGAGCGTGCTCGAGAAGGAACGCCGCGGCGACTATCTGGGCAAGACCGTGCAGGTCATCCCGCACGTCACCAACGAAATCCAGGAATACATCAAGCGCGGCGCCGGTTACGACACGCCCGAAGCGGTGGACGTGGCCATCGTCGAGATCGGCGGCACCGTGGGCGACATCGAGTCCCTGCCCTTCCTGGAAGCCGTGCGCCAGCTCAGCCTGCGCCTGGGACCGAACAACGCCGCCTTCGTGCACCTGACCTACGTGCCCTGGATCGCCGCTGCCGGCGAGCTCAAGACCAAACCGACCCAGCACACGGTGCAGAAACTGCGCGAGATCGGTATCCAGCCCGACGCCCTGCTGTGCCGCGCCGACCGCCCGATTCCCGACGACGAGCGCGACAAGATCTCGCTCTTCACCAACGTGGCGCAGTGGGGCGTGATCTCCATGCCCGACGTGGACACCATCTACAAGGTGCCGCGCGTGCTGCACGAGCAGGGCCTGGACGGCCTGATCTGCGACAAGTTGCGCCTGAACACCCCGCCGGCCAACCTCAAGCGCTGGGATTCCCTGGTCTACGAGACCGAGCACCCCAAGGGCGAGGTCACCATCGCCATGGTGGGCAAGTACGTGGAGCTGTCGGACAGCTACAAGTCGGTCAACGAGGCGCTGCGCCACGCCGGCATGAAGAACCATGTGCACGTGAAGATCGAGCACGTCGATTCGGAAACCATCACCGACGACACCGTGGCACGCCTGGCCAAATACGACGCCATCCTGGTGCCCGGCGGCTTCGGAAAGCGCGGCATCGAGGGCAAGATCAGCACCGCGCGTTATGCCCGCGAGCACAAGGTGCCCTACCTGGGCATCTGCCTGGGCATGCAGGTGGCCACCATCGAATTCGCCCGCCACGTGGCCGGCCTCAAGGACGCCAACAGCACCGAGTTCGAACCGCACTGCCAGCATCCGGTGATCGCGCTGATCACCGAGTGGAAGGACGCCGACGGCAGCATCAAGACACGCGACGCCAATTCCGACCTCGGCGGCACCATGCGCCTGGGCGCCCAGAGTTCCGACGTGGCCCCCGGCACGCTGGCGCACCAGATCTACGGCGACGTGGTCACCGAACGGCACCGCCACCGTTACGAGGCCAACGTCAACTATCTTGACGCCCTGCGCAAGTCCGGCCTGGTGATCTCGGCCCTGACCCAGCGCGAGCAGCTGACCGAAATCGTCGAGCTGCCGCAAAGCGCCCACCCCTGGTTCGTCGGCGTGCAGTTCCACCCCGAGTTCAAGTCCACCCCCTGGAACGGCCACCCGCTGTTCAACGCCTTCGTCAAGGCCGCGCTGGAGCACCAGGGTGCGGGCAAGAACAAGAACCTCAAAGCCGTCGCCTAA
- a CDS encoding bifunctional 2-polyprenyl-6-hydroxyphenol methylase/3-demethylubiquinol 3-O-methyltransferase UbiG translates to MSVAAVHGLEAPSLWVQRWTHLVRPGGTVLDVACGHGRHLRWFARHGHAVTGVDRSPEAIAAVASLGTALVADIENGPWPLLNGEQPRTFDAVVVTNYLWRALFPVLLQSVAPGGLLIYETFAAGNETVGKPSRPDFLLQPGELLDVCRPLRVVAYEDGYLAAPERYVQRIVAVRASGLSTDGAPARYPL, encoded by the coding sequence ATGAGCGTTGCGGCCGTGCACGGCCTGGAAGCCCCGTCCCTTTGGGTCCAGCGCTGGACGCACCTGGTCCGCCCCGGCGGGACGGTGCTGGACGTGGCCTGCGGCCATGGCCGCCACCTGCGCTGGTTCGCCCGGCACGGCCATGCCGTCACCGGGGTGGACCGCTCCCCCGAGGCGATCGCCGCCGTGGCATCGCTGGGCACCGCCCTGGTAGCAGACATCGAGAACGGCCCCTGGCCCCTGCTGAACGGTGAGCAGCCCCGGACCTTCGACGCCGTGGTGGTCACCAACTACCTCTGGCGCGCGCTGTTTCCCGTGCTGCTGCAAAGCGTGGCGCCGGGTGGTCTGCTGATCTACGAAACCTTTGCCGCCGGCAACGAGACCGTGGGCAAACCCTCGCGGCCCGACTTCCTGCTGCAGCCAGGCGAACTGCTGGACGTGTGCCGCCCCCTGCGGGTGGTGGCTTATGAAGACGGCTATCTGGCCGCCCCCGAGCGTTATGTGCAGCGTATCGTGGCGGTACGCGCCAGCGGCCTGTCCACGGACGGCGCACCGGCGCGTTATCCACTCTGA
- the dapA gene encoding 4-hydroxy-tetrahydrodipicolinate synthase — MTSSNRRITGSIVALVTPLHEDGSVDYPTLRKLIDWHVAEGTDCIGVVGTTGESPTVNVDEHCEIIRVSVEQAKGQVPIMAGCGANSTAEAIELAKFAKKVGADCQLQVVPYYNKPTQEGQYLHFKAIAEAVGDLPMVLYNVPGRTVADMAHDTVLRLAQVPGIVGIKEATGNIERAQWLIREVPKAFSIYSGDDPTAVALMLCGGHGNISVTANVAPRQMHELCVAAMAGDVKRAMEIQFKLMPLHKQLFVEPNPIPVKWAMQRLGRCGGTLRLPMTPLTPANQPVVEAALRATGLL; from the coding sequence ATGACTTCCTCCAACCGCCGTATCACCGGCAGCATCGTGGCCCTCGTCACCCCCCTGCACGAGGACGGTAGCGTCGACTACCCCACACTGCGCAAACTCATCGACTGGCACGTTGCCGAAGGCACGGACTGCATCGGCGTGGTCGGCACGACCGGCGAGTCGCCCACGGTGAACGTGGACGAGCACTGCGAGATCATCCGCGTCTCGGTCGAGCAGGCCAAGGGCCAGGTTCCCATCATGGCGGGCTGCGGCGCCAACTCCACGGCCGAAGCCATCGAGCTGGCGAAATTTGCGAAGAAGGTCGGCGCCGACTGCCAGCTGCAGGTCGTGCCCTACTACAACAAGCCCACGCAAGAGGGCCAGTACCTGCACTTCAAGGCCATCGCCGAAGCCGTGGGCGACCTGCCCATGGTGCTGTACAACGTGCCCGGCCGCACCGTGGCCGATATGGCGCACGACACCGTGCTGCGTCTGGCCCAGGTGCCGGGCATCGTCGGCATCAAGGAAGCCACGGGTAACATCGAACGCGCCCAGTGGCTGATCCGCGAAGTGCCGAAGGCTTTCTCGATCTACTCGGGTGACGACCCGACCGCCGTCGCCCTGATGCTGTGCGGTGGCCACGGCAACATCAGCGTGACGGCCAACGTGGCGCCGCGCCAGATGCACGAACTCTGTGTGGCCGCCATGGCCGGCGACGTCAAGCGCGCCATGGAGATCCAGTTCAAGCTGATGCCGCTGCACAAGCAGCTTTTCGTCGAGCCCAACCCCATCCCGGTCAAGTGGGCCATGCAGCGTCTGGGCCGTTGCGGCGGCACGCTACGCCTGCCCATGACACCGCTGACGCCGGCCAACCAGCCCGTGGTCGAAGCGGCCCTGCGCGCCACCGGCCTGCTCTGA
- a CDS encoding DUF1330 domain-containing protein, which produces MTPAYIIVDMQISDMEQYKQYMAEAPAAVKAAGGEYLVRGGRFAVMEGNWQPARVAMLRFPSFEQAQAFYDGEMYRQARTKRAGATQFFNMILVEGVTAPIV; this is translated from the coding sequence ATGACACCTGCCTACATCATCGTCGACATGCAGATCTCCGACATGGAGCAGTACAAGCAGTACATGGCCGAGGCCCCCGCGGCGGTGAAGGCGGCGGGTGGCGAATACCTGGTGCGCGGCGGCCGCTTCGCGGTGATGGAAGGCAACTGGCAGCCGGCCCGCGTGGCCATGCTGCGTTTTCCGAGCTTCGAGCAGGCCCAGGCCTTCTACGACGGCGAGATGTACCGCCAGGCCCGGACCAAACGCGCCGGTGCCACCCAGTTCTTCAACATGATTCTGGTGGAGGGCGTGACCGCCCCCATCGTCTGA
- a CDS encoding JmjC domain-containing protein, whose product MDVKQTLPLLGGISPEVFMKRYWHKKPLLVRQAIPGFAPLLARSELFELAAREEVESRLVTLQRQRGKEAWSLQHGPFARRALPALKTPEWTLLVQGVDLHSDAIHGLMNRFRFIPDARLDDLMISYASDGGGVGPHFDNYDVFLLQAQGQRRWRIGRQQDLSLKPGMPVKILANFQPEQEFVLEPGDMLYLPPHYAHDGVAVGGDCMTYSIGFRSPKAGELAQDLLQRLAEDAAEAVGDTFYRDPRQPAVPAPAAMPAAMARFARQALQQVLKDPLALTRALGETLSEPKAHVWFEAGAVPRGRWGVALDRRTRMLYDAHHVFINGESYRASGRDATLMHQLADQRGLGAAEVARASADARELLQAWCEDGWAHAC is encoded by the coding sequence ATGGACGTCAAACAAACTTTGCCCCTGCTGGGCGGGATCAGCCCCGAAGTTTTCATGAAGCGCTACTGGCACAAGAAGCCGCTGCTGGTGCGCCAGGCGATCCCCGGCTTTGCGCCGCTGCTGGCGCGCAGTGAGCTGTTCGAGCTGGCCGCGCGCGAGGAGGTGGAGTCGCGTTTGGTCACGCTGCAGCGCCAGCGCGGCAAGGAGGCCTGGAGCCTGCAGCACGGGCCATTTGCGCGGCGCGCGCTGCCCGCGCTCAAGACGCCCGAATGGACCCTGCTGGTGCAGGGCGTGGACCTGCACAGCGATGCCATCCACGGCCTGATGAACCGTTTCCGCTTCATTCCCGATGCGCGGCTCGATGACCTCATGATCAGCTACGCCAGCGACGGCGGTGGCGTGGGGCCGCACTTCGACAACTACGACGTTTTCCTGCTGCAGGCTCAGGGCCAACGGCGCTGGCGCATCGGTCGCCAGCAGGACCTGAGCCTCAAGCCGGGCATGCCGGTCAAGATCCTGGCGAATTTCCAGCCCGAGCAGGAATTCGTGCTGGAGCCCGGCGACATGCTCTACCTGCCGCCGCACTATGCCCACGACGGGGTGGCCGTGGGCGGTGACTGCATGACCTATTCCATCGGCTTTCGTTCGCCCAAGGCGGGTGAACTGGCGCAGGATCTGCTGCAGCGCCTGGCCGAGGATGCGGCCGAGGCCGTGGGCGACACGTTTTACCGGGATCCGCGTCAGCCGGCCGTGCCGGCGCCGGCCGCCATGCCGGCCGCCATGGCGCGTTTTGCACGGCAGGCCCTGCAGCAGGTGCTGAAGGACCCGCTGGCGCTGACACGGGCCCTGGGCGAGACCCTGAGCGAACCCAAGGCCCATGTCTGGTTCGAGGCGGGCGCCGTGCCCAGGGGGCGCTGGGGCGTGGCGCTGGACCGGCGCACCCGCATGCTCTATGACGCGCACCATGTGTTCATCAATGGCGAGAGCTACCGCGCCTCCGGCCGCGACGCCACACTGATGCACCAGCTGGCCGACCAGCGTGGCCTGGGCGCGGCCGAGGTGGCGCGCGCCAGCGCCGACGCGCGCGAACTGCTGCAGGCCTGGTGCGAGGATGGTTGGGCCCATGCCTGCTGA
- the kdsA gene encoding 3-deoxy-8-phosphooctulonate synthase, translating into MKLCGFDVGLDKRFFLIAGTCSIEGLQMSIDVAGQLKEACTSLGIPLIYKGSFDKANRSSGATKRGLGLEAGLKILDEVRRQTGLPVLTDVHDESQVAEVASVVDVLQTPAFLCRQTDFIHAVARSGKPVNIKKGQFLAPWDMKNVIDKARAAAVEAGLDPDRFLACERGVSFGYNNLVADMTSLAEMRKSGAPVVFDVTHSVQKPGGQGTTSGGAREMVPVLARAGAAVGIAGFFMETHPNPDQAWSDGPNAVPLKHMKALLETLVALDDVAKKSGFLENSFNA; encoded by the coding sequence ATGAAACTCTGCGGCTTCGACGTCGGTCTCGACAAGCGCTTTTTCCTGATCGCCGGGACCTGCTCCATCGAAGGGCTGCAGATGTCCATCGACGTGGCAGGTCAGCTCAAGGAAGCCTGCACGTCTCTGGGCATCCCCCTGATCTACAAGGGCTCGTTTGACAAAGCCAACCGTTCTTCGGGTGCTACCAAGCGCGGCTTGGGGCTGGAGGCCGGCCTGAAGATCCTGGACGAAGTGCGCCGTCAAACCGGTCTGCCCGTCCTCACCGACGTGCACGACGAATCGCAGGTGGCCGAGGTCGCCAGCGTGGTCGACGTGCTGCAGACCCCGGCTTTCCTGTGCCGTCAGACTGACTTCATCCACGCTGTCGCCAGGTCGGGCAAGCCGGTGAACATCAAGAAGGGTCAGTTTCTCGCGCCCTGGGACATGAAGAACGTCATCGACAAGGCCCGTGCGGCCGCCGTTGAAGCGGGCCTGGACCCGGATCGCTTTCTGGCCTGCGAGCGCGGCGTCAGCTTTGGCTACAACAACCTCGTGGCCGACATGACCAGTCTGGCCGAAATGCGCAAGTCAGGGGCGCCTGTGGTGTTTGACGTCACCCACTCCGTACAAAAACCCGGCGGCCAGGGCACCACCAGCGGCGGTGCACGCGAGATGGTGCCCGTGCTGGCCCGCGCCGGTGCGGCCGTGGGCATCGCAGGTTTCTTCATGGAAACCCACCCCAACCCCGACCAGGCCTGGTCCGACGGTCCCAACGCCGTGCCGCTCAAGCACATGAAGGCCCTGCTGGAAACGCTGGTGGCGTTGGACGACGTGGCCAAGAAAAGCGGTTTCCTGGAAAACAGCTTCAACGCCTGA
- the dut gene encoding dUTP diphosphatase encodes MNIDVKILDPRMADQLPAYATPGSAGLDLRACIHEAVTLLPNAWQLIPTGIAIHLADPGYAALILPRSGLGHKHGIVLGNLVGLIDSDYQGQLMVSAWNRSPTAFTIEPMERIAQLVVVPVLQAQFNVVSEFPAATERGAGGYGSTGKN; translated from the coding sequence ATGAACATCGACGTCAAGATCCTCGATCCGCGCATGGCGGATCAATTGCCTGCTTATGCAACGCCCGGCAGCGCCGGCCTGGACCTGCGGGCCTGTATCCACGAGGCCGTGACCCTGCTGCCCAATGCTTGGCAGCTGATCCCCACGGGCATCGCCATCCACCTGGCCGATCCCGGTTATGCGGCGCTGATCCTGCCGCGCTCGGGCCTGGGCCACAAGCACGGCATCGTGCTGGGTAACCTGGTCGGCCTGATCGACAGCGACTACCAGGGTCAGCTCATGGTCAGCGCCTGGAACCGCAGCCCCACGGCCTTCACCATCGAACCGATGGAGCGCATCGCGCAGCTGGTTGTGGTGCCGGTGCTGCAGGCGCAGTTCAACGTGGTGAGTGAATTCCCCGCCGCCACCGAGCGTGGCGCCGGCGGCTACGGTTCGACCGGGAAGAATTAG
- the bamC gene encoding outer membrane protein assembly factor BamC, translated as MKLVLKLALLGLPLALVACSTLEGDKVDYKAAAKAPPLSIPPDLTQLPRDTRYATPGSTVSATGYQSASQGSAAAAVAAVAVAGYPGIRVEGSGGQRWLVVDQPAEKLWPQIREFWQETGLALSLEQAQLGIMETDWAENRAKLPQDIIRRTLGKLVDGLYSSSTLDKYRTRLERNATGGTEIYISHRAMEEVYKNTEQTQTIWQSRAPDSEMEVEMLRRLMIKLGATGPQAELQTAAVTPRRTSRLDSRDGQPVVLVSESFDRAWRRVGLTLDRTGFTVEDRDRSQGTYFVRYVEPTPPGQEEPGFFSRLFSASPKDKAPQKYRITVRGQGESSTVSVLNAEGAPEVSANAQRILQVITDDLR; from the coding sequence GTGAAGCTTGTTTTGAAACTGGCCCTGCTGGGCCTGCCGCTGGCGCTGGTCGCCTGTTCCACGCTGGAAGGCGACAAGGTCGACTACAAGGCCGCCGCCAAGGCGCCCCCACTGTCCATCCCGCCCGACCTGACCCAGCTGCCGCGTGACACCCGCTATGCCACGCCGGGCAGCACCGTGAGCGCCACCGGCTATCAGAGCGCCTCACAAGGCAGCGCGGCTGCAGCCGTCGCTGCCGTCGCCGTTGCCGGCTATCCCGGCATCCGCGTCGAGGGCAGCGGTGGCCAACGCTGGCTGGTGGTAGACCAGCCGGCCGAAAAGCTCTGGCCCCAGATCAGGGAGTTCTGGCAGGAAACCGGCCTGGCCCTGAGCCTGGAGCAGGCCCAGCTGGGCATCATGGAAACCGACTGGGCCGAGAACCGCGCCAAGCTGCCGCAGGACATCATCCGCCGCACCCTGGGCAAGCTGGTGGATGGTCTGTATTCCAGCAGCACGCTGGACAAATACCGCACCCGGCTGGAGCGCAATGCTACCGGCGGCACCGAGATCTACATCAGCCACCGCGCCATGGAAGAGGTCTACAAGAACACGGAGCAGACCCAGACCATCTGGCAGTCGCGCGCACCCGACAGCGAGATGGAAGTCGAGATGCTGCGCCGCCTGATGATCAAGCTCGGGGCGACGGGCCCGCAGGCCGAGCTGCAAACGGCGGCCGTGACACCGCGCCGAACCTCACGCCTGGACAGCCGTGACGGCCAGCCCGTGGTGCTGGTCAGCGAAAGCTTCGACCGCGCCTGGCGCCGTGTCGGCCTGACCCTGGACCGCACCGGCTTCACCGTCGAGGACCGCGACCGCAGCCAGGGCACCTACTTCGTGCGTTATGTGGAGCCGACTCCGCCGGGCCAGGAAGAGCCCGGTTTCTTCAGCCGTTTGTTCAGCGCCAGCCCGAAGGACAAGGCACCGCAGAAATACCGCATCACGGTGCGCGGCCAGGGCGAGAGCAGCACGGTGTCCGTCCTCAATGCCGAGGGCGCGCCTGAAGTGTCGGCCAACGCCCAGCGCATCCTGCAAGTCATCACCGACGACCTGCGCTGA
- a CDS encoding SDR family oxidoreductase translates to MKTFIITGASDGIGAELARQLAQRHGAEAGLALAARKETQLEEVARACRSHGSEVLVVPTDVTDPAQCRALIERSVERFGWLDALVNNAGVSAQALFEQVQPEDLGWYEDLMRVNLWGSVWCTHAALPHLKASRGQVVAVSSLAGLVGVPGRTAYSASKFAMTGFFEALRAELKPAGVSVTTAYPGVVATQIRYRGLNAAGVAAGASGLKEDDAMPVEVCARLILDGMNARRREVVMSTKGKLGRYLKLLAPGLVERMALAALKDEVKPR, encoded by the coding sequence ATGAAGACCTTCATCATCACCGGCGCGTCCGACGGCATCGGCGCTGAACTGGCACGCCAGCTGGCGCAGCGGCATGGTGCCGAGGCCGGCCTCGCGCTGGCCGCCCGCAAGGAAACCCAGCTGGAAGAAGTGGCGCGAGCGTGCCGCAGCCATGGCAGCGAGGTGCTGGTCGTGCCCACCGATGTGACCGACCCGGCCCAGTGTCGCGCCCTGATCGAGCGCAGCGTGGAGCGCTTCGGCTGGCTGGACGCCCTCGTCAACAACGCCGGTGTCTCGGCCCAGGCCCTGTTCGAGCAGGTCCAGCCCGAAGACCTGGGCTGGTACGAGGACCTGATGCGCGTGAACCTCTGGGGCAGCGTCTGGTGCACACACGCCGCCCTGCCCCATCTCAAGGCCAGCCGTGGCCAGGTGGTGGCCGTCTCTTCCCTGGCCGGCCTGGTGGGCGTGCCGGGGCGCACGGCCTACAGCGCCAGCAAGTTCGCCATGACGGGTTTTTTCGAGGCGCTGCGTGCCGAGCTCAAACCGGCCGGCGTCAGCGTCACCACGGCCTACCCCGGCGTGGTGGCCACGCAGATCCGCTACCGCGGGCTCAACGCGGCCGGTGTGGCCGCCGGCGCCAGTGGCCTGAAGGAAGACGACGCCATGCCGGTGGAAGTCTGCGCCCGCCTCATCCTGGACGGCATGAACGCGCGCCGGCGCGAAGTCGTGATGAGCACCAAGGGCAAGCTGGGTCGTTACCTCAAGCTGCTGGCCCCTGGCCTGGTGGAACGCATGGCCCTGGCCGCACTCAAGGACGAGGTCAAGCCGCGATGA
- the coaBC gene encoding bifunctional phosphopantothenoylcysteine decarboxylase/phosphopantothenate--cysteine ligase CoaBC has product MNDLAGKHIVLGLTGGIACYKAAELCRALIKEGATVQVVMTESAGQFITPVTMQALSNRPVYHSQWDPREANNMAHINLSREADAILIAPASADFMAKLLHGRADDLLSLMCLARPIDQVPLLIAPAMNREMWANPATQRNVAQLQADGAHVFAVGSGDQACGEVGDGRMLEPGELLEEVIAFFARKSLRGQRVLVTAGPTYEAIDPVRGITNRSSGKMGFAIARAAREAGAEVVLVAGPVHLPTPRGVRRIDVRSARDMQQAVDAEVSNATVFVATAAVADWRPASSAEQKIKKDGSGQVPALTFVENPDILAGVAQGERAKSGALYCVGFAAESHDLLAHAQAKRARKGVPLLVGNIGPATFGQDDNVLLLVDANGSTELPRADKLSLARQLVAEIARRLGKKT; this is encoded by the coding sequence ATGAACGACTTGGCTGGAAAACACATCGTCCTGGGCCTGACCGGGGGCATCGCCTGCTACAAGGCGGCCGAACTCTGCCGCGCCCTGATCAAGGAAGGGGCCACGGTGCAGGTGGTGATGACCGAGTCCGCCGGCCAGTTCATCACGCCGGTGACGATGCAGGCGCTGTCGAACCGGCCGGTCTACCACTCGCAGTGGGACCCGCGCGAGGCCAACAACATGGCCCATATCAACCTCAGCCGCGAGGCCGACGCCATCCTGATTGCGCCGGCCAGCGCCGACTTCATGGCCAAGCTGCTGCATGGCCGCGCCGACGATCTGCTCAGCCTGATGTGCCTGGCGCGTCCGATCGACCAGGTGCCGCTGCTGATTGCCCCGGCCATGAACCGCGAGATGTGGGCCAACCCGGCCACGCAGCGCAATGTGGCCCAGCTGCAGGCCGACGGTGCCCATGTGTTCGCCGTGGGCAGCGGTGACCAGGCCTGCGGTGAGGTGGGCGATGGCCGCATGCTGGAACCCGGGGAGTTGCTGGAGGAAGTGATCGCCTTCTTCGCGCGCAAGAGCCTGCGCGGCCAGCGTGTGCTGGTGACGGCCGGCCCGACCTACGAGGCCATCGACCCGGTGCGCGGCATCACCAACCGTTCCAGCGGCAAGATGGGTTTTGCCATCGCGCGCGCCGCACGCGAGGCCGGTGCCGAGGTGGTCCTGGTGGCTGGCCCGGTGCACCTGCCCACGCCGCGCGGGGTGCGCCGCATTGACGTGCGTTCGGCGCGCGACATGCAGCAGGCAGTTGATGCCGAGGTGTCGAATGCTACTGTTTTTGTAGCTACTGCGGCGGTGGCCGACTGGCGCCCAGCCAGCTCGGCCGAGCAGAAGATCAAGAAGGACGGCTCTGGCCAGGTGCCGGCGCTGACCTTTGTCGAGAACCCCGACATCCTGGCCGGCGTGGCCCAGGGGGAGCGCGCGAAAAGCGGTGCGCTCTACTGCGTGGGCTTCGCGGCCGAGAGCCACGACCTGCTGGCCCACGCCCAGGCCAAGCGCGCCCGCAAGGGGGTGCCCCTGCTGGTGGGCAATATCGGCCCGGCCACCTTTGGCCAGGATGACAACGTCCTGCTGCTGGTGGATGCCAATGGCAGCACCGAACTGCCGCGTGCCGACAAGCTGAGCCTGGCACGCCAGCTGGTGGCCGAGATCGCGCGCAGGCTGGGCAAGAAGACCTGA
- a CDS encoding peptidylprolyl isomerase translates to MDINQQCVVALTWTLTDTLEEELDVLDEPVEFLIGGEDLFKKIEDALQGHGVGATVALQLEPEEAFGDYQEQLLFLEKRELFPPELEEGMTLEGSALPPGCNPEAPKDALYTVTEIYPEHVVLDGNHPLAGIALRLRLKVEAVREATEEEIGRGTAGTGFFRIAPPHEHGPGSSSVH, encoded by the coding sequence ATGGACATCAATCAGCAATGCGTGGTCGCCCTGACCTGGACGCTCACGGACACCCTTGAGGAAGAACTCGACGTGCTCGACGAGCCAGTCGAGTTCTTGATCGGCGGCGAGGACCTTTTCAAGAAAATCGAGGACGCCCTGCAAGGCCACGGCGTCGGCGCCACCGTGGCGCTGCAGCTCGAACCCGAGGAAGCCTTCGGCGACTACCAGGAGCAACTTCTCTTTCTGGAAAAACGGGAGCTCTTTCCGCCTGAACTTGAGGAAGGCATGACCCTTGAGGGCTCGGCCCTGCCCCCGGGTTGCAACCCCGAAGCCCCCAAGGACGCGCTTTACACCGTCACCGAGATTTATCCCGAGCACGTGGTGCTCGACGGCAACCACCCGCTGGCCGGCATCGCGCTGCGACTGCGCCTCAAGGTGGAAGCCGTGCGTGAAGCCACCGAAGAGGAAATCGGCCGCGGCACGGCCGGCACCGGCTTTTTCCGTATCGCCCCGCCGCACGAACACGGCCCCGGCAGCAGCAGCGTTCACTGA